In Oreochromis aureus strain Israel breed Guangdong linkage group 17, ZZ_aureus, whole genome shotgun sequence, the genomic stretch TGCACCCACCTGTTGTCTTTGCCCGGGTACATTTGCGTGTACTCCACTCTGAACTTCTTGGCAAACAGCATGAATGCATTCATTGGCCGCTTGCACTTAGTGGGTGTGGCGCTGCTGCCTCCCTGTGTACTGAGCAGCTGGTTTTTGGGGGGCTTTTGCTGAGTGGCGTGGGAATGGCTGGGACTGTGCACATCTGTGGGTTCAAAACAGGGTTCAcatgaacttttttttcaggGATTTTTGGATCTTGCAAACTGAACGGTATCAGTGAGTAAGTAATAATTCAGGAGATTTGAAGTGCAGGACCTTGAAGCACGTCTCTGTCTGGAGAAACAGCTCCCCTGCTGGACTGGGAAGCACGTCGCCTTCTCGCCATACTGCTCAATACGTAAACCGCCGAGGAGTCCAGAGGAGTGAAATCATAGCTAAGTATGAGACAAACAGAGGTTGATTTGAAACTACGTGGTGTTAGTTTTAGGCTTAGCTGGTTAAAACAAGactatttttcctcttttttcacCCCAAACCACAGCCTCTATATGGGCATTTGATTACTGTTTTAAGACCTTTCCCTTAGTACTGAGTCATTTTTGCATAACACTGTATTTAAGCATGACACTGCAAGCATCCGCTTTAccttttaaatgtgtcaaagACTGGAGAATCCTCTGTGTGCTTGGCGTCTCTGTGTCCCGGAGGCAGGCAAACATCTCCCACTTCCATTTCATAACATGGTATCCCATAATGCACCACAGTCAAGCTGGGGTAAAAGGATGACCAGCCTGACGACAGAAAGGAGGATGAAATGTGTGCAGAGTCATTGATGCTGTTTAGTCTCTTTAAACCTTGACCACACTTGTACCTTTGTTTTTGACATAGAAGGGGTGATCGAGTTGGCAGCGGGCAGTCAGGGGGATATATCCAAATGTGccggggtcaaaggtcagttgTAGAACAGCCTGACCAGACAACACAATCTCTGCATGCTCCACCAGTTGCAGACCCTCAGAGCCATAACTCTGCAGAAGAACAAGTGGTATTTTTACCTCACTGTGTGGTGTCTTTTGGTGGATCCCTGCTTGGTTTTTTATGCATTCGCTCCCAGCAGTCTGCTGCTTGCTTAACGTACCTTTAGAAATCTAGACTGCTTCTCATCAGCAGAGTCTTCCTCAGCAGACTCCAAGTCCTCAGCTTCCCGCCACTCTATTTTTGAGCTGCTGTGGAAATGCAGACGAGTTCCTGGTGACAGAGAGGAGCAGTGAGCTActgtgaaatgaaagaacacgGTCAGTCCATCTTGACTGAGTGTGTAAGTGTTGTACGTACCCTTGAGAAAACAGTGCCAGGCAGTGGGTGGGCAGGAAAAACTCCAGCCCATGTCTTCATCATCAGACAGAGAAGATCTGGTGGATACTGCAGAGCCACATTCACTGTTTGTCTGTGGAAAGATACAGAAGCATCATCAGGATCAATGCATGCTGTAAGAAGCCAGAAAAGCTCTGGAGGtttaaccaaaaaaaacacGACTGTACTAAACGTGTATGATTATAAAAGCAGTGGTGTAAGTGAGTTTTCATAATTGACTGTGGGTGGTATTGAAGCACAGGAAATAAGAAGGCTCTACCCTGCAGCGCTGACGCTCCCTGCCATGACCTCTGAGGGACGACAGGGTGCTGctggggagaggaggaggaggccgaGCGTAGGAATGTAGATCACTGCTGCTGCTCGGGATGCAGACTGAAGAAGAACTGCAAAAAGAAAGGTTTGTGATTGTAAATGCTCAGAATGTCCACTTACGTGTTGCATTCTGAGGGCTCAAGGACACAAAGAATTGTGTAATAAAGATGATGTTCTGAAGCTTGCTGTTGTCACTCAGATGTGGTGCTAAAGTTTTTCTACTTGTCAACACGAGCTGTAATTTTTGGTATGTTTAATTTCAGCAACTTGTGTGCCACAATTAGAAATATTAGGCATAGACTATATAATATCCCCTGTTTGAAGCTGAAGTGTCTTAGAAAGACTGCCTCATTTTGGGAAAAGTCATGTGACCATCCCAAACAAGAAACTGTAGAAAAAACTATGACAAGTGTTTGATGAGGTTATAACAatgaataacaataacaatgaagTCCAGTTGTATTTTGAATGTTTCACTCATACATATGCAGTACCAGATTTCCCCAGGAGATGGCGCTAGTTTTGTTTCTATGTTCTCTGGTTAAAAACAATGAACCATTCTGTGTTGCTTCACTTGCTGCTTCAGGACTTTTCACGTGTGGAAAAGCGATTTTTGAAATGCGATTCATTTAAATTTGGAGGAAAATTTTACATGCTTCATAATACAACCAAAAGAGAATAAAGCCTGTTTCTGACACACTTTTTCGTTGTAATaaagtatatacatatatgtttaAGGTACAGTCAGTAAAATGTTGAGGTTATttcatagaaaaaaaatgttgtattcATAAACATACACTGATTAATGTGTAATTATATCTTAAAAAACTGACGTCTTCTCATAAACTTAGAATTAATACATTACAAATACCACTTTGAGCCACCATGTTGCCCTGCCATACAGTGGTGGAGAAAGACATCGTGCTTCTCCCTTAGTGTTTTATGTATGCTAGAGAATGGCCACATATGTTGCATGCCTTATAagttacttttaatttaaagatCACAAGTTTCTCTTTCAAACTCTATATGATCTTTTAACAATTGTACATTATTCTCTCTCCTCCCTTATTTAGAGGCTTGAGGTGGTCATGTCAAGGctctaatattttaataaacatttttagaCATGCGACCCTCTTGTTTCCATACAGCTAACAATGAGCCGGCAAGACAACGACCACAGCTGGTTATATGCTAACATTATTCCATCTAATGTTAGGCTCAAGTgacctaaaaaaaaagtcattctttccctctgataaacttttttttaattgcattcCCACATTATTTGAGGCTCTGTACAGCTGTTATCGGACAGAATTGAGCTTCTCAGACTCACTGACTCGTATCACTCTTTCCTCAAGGTTTTACAGCCTCCTCCAGAGTACACAGGTGTGGACAttagctgaggtaaacagcagaCTGACCTAGACTCACTACTGATGAATGGCAGCCAGAGTTGATTGCCACACAGGAGCCACTGTAGTTAGGATAACAAAACTCATCTGACTGCAATGTGCAATCTACTGACCTCTAGTGGTCATATTTTAGATACTTTACCTTTAAAGGGGATACTATATTGTTACAGTGGTGGGTTGTCATTTTAATATAGCTCCGGAGTTTCAAATAGTTATGTCAGCAAATGTGCAAGTAATGTCCGTGAGTGAAAAGCTCACACTTGAGACAACTCTACACTTGGTTTCAGACAGTTTTTCTACTATTGGCCCTGTATGATGTGAGGGAGACCAGAAATGTCTAATATTGTCATCTACAGAGGGATTTATATTTATGTGTTAAATATACACTATAGGTTCATCATAACCATGAACCCTTCTGAAACACTATCCCATAATTTACACCATAACCTGGAAAGAACATAGACTCTACATAGATTCAGCACAGATGTATCACAGGTAACCCTAATGTGTTTGAAAGTTGAGAAAAATTGATCTTGGGTTCCGCCTACTTCATGTGATCACAGTTTATTTTGAGCCAAGTTGCTTGAAGTCACTAAATGTCACGGTGCTGTGAATCACTTCACTTTGTTTACAAGACAAATTCTgactatacagggagtgcagaattattaggcaaatgagtattttgtccacatcatcctcttcatgcatgttgtcttactccaagctgtataggctcgaaagcctactaccaattaagcatattaggtgatgtgcatctctgtaatgagaaggggtgtggtctaatgacatcaacaccctatttcaggtgtgcataattattaggcaacttcctttcctttggcaaaatgggtcaaaagaaggacttgacaggctcagaaaagtcaaaaatagtgagatatcttgcagagggatgcagcagtcttaaaattgcaaagcttctgaagcgtgatcatcgaacaatcaagcgtttcattcaaaatagtcaacagggtcgcaagaagcgtgtggaaaaccaaggcgcaaaataactgcccatgaactgagaaaagtcaagcgtgcagctgccaagatgccacttgccaccagtttggccatatttcagagctgcaacatcactggagtgcccaaaagcacaaggtgtgcaatactcagagacatggccaaggtaagaaaggctgaaagacgaccaccactgaacaagacacacaagctgaaacgtcaagactgggccaagaaatatctcaagactgatttttctaaggttttatggactgatgaaatgagagtgagtcttgatgggccagatggatgggcccgtggctggattggtaaagggcagagagctccagtccgactcagacgccagcaaggtggaggtggagtactggtttgggctggtatcatcaaagatgagcttgtggggccttttcgggttgaggatggagtcaagctcaactcccagtcctactgccagtttctggaagacaccttcttcaagcagtggtacaggaagaagtctgcatccttcaagaaaaacatgattttcatgcaggacaatgctccatcacacgcgtccaagtactccacagcgtggctggcaagaaagggtataaaagaagaaaaactaatgacatggcctccttgttcacctgatctgaaccccattgagaacctgtggtccatcatcaaatgtgagatttacaaggaggaaaacagtacacctctctgaacagtgtctgggaggctgtagttgctgctgcacgcaatgttgatggtgaacagatcaaaacactgacagaatccatggatggcaggcttttgagtgtccttgcaaagaaaggtggctatattggtcgctgatttgtttttgttttgtttttgaatgtcagaaatgtatatttgtgaatgtggagatgctatattggtttcactggtaaaaataaataattgaaatgggtatatatttgttttttgttaagttgcctaataattatgcacagtaatagtcacc encodes the following:
- the LOC116330935 gene encoding HMG box-containing protein 1-like isoform X1; translated protein: MELTNERKRSCGLTSIPTNNTVCETVFIPAHFSVQGDCFEMMMDADGDQSHDSLRCDEHFPSSPGFPTSDSYMEYDDLPDLQEVREETESTAPPVYQVELGVSHQERNIQTHRPEPPDTRWLTQLAHIATGPQSPLLQEPPDSSSSSVCIPSSSSDLHSYARPPPPLPSSTLSSLRGHGRERQRCRTNSECGSAVSTRSSLSDDEDMGWSFSCPPTAWHCFLKGTRLHFHSSSKIEWREAEDLESAEEDSADEKQSRFLKSYGSEGLQLVEHAEIVLSGQAVLQLTFDPGTFGYIPLTARCQLDHPFYVKNKGWSSFYPSLTVVHYGIPCYEMEVGDVCLPPGHRDAKHTEDSPVFDTFKSYDFTPLDSSAVYVLSSMARRRRASQSSRGAVSPDRDVLQDVHSPSHSHATQQKPPKNQLLSTQGGSSATPTKCKRPMNAFMLFAKKFRVEYTQMYPGKDNRAISVLLGERWKKMRSEERRVFTLQAKALADEQKRLNPDCWKRKRTNSGCQGN
- the LOC116330935 gene encoding HMG box-containing protein 1-like isoform X2, with protein sequence MVWEVVTPTVLSGHSKCHQVPEPEPQAEDTEMMMDADGDQSHDSLRCDEHFPSSPGFPTSDSYMEYDDLPDLQEVREETESTAPPVYQVELGVSHQERNIQTHRPEPPDTRWLTQLAHIATGPQSPLLQEPPDSSSSSVCIPSSSSDLHSYARPPPPLPSSTLSSLRGHGRERQRCRTNSECGSAVSTRSSLSDDEDMGWSFSCPPTAWHCFLKGTRLHFHSSSKIEWREAEDLESAEEDSADEKQSRFLKSYGSEGLQLVEHAEIVLSGQAVLQLTFDPGTFGYIPLTARCQLDHPFYVKNKGWSSFYPSLTVVHYGIPCYEMEVGDVCLPPGHRDAKHTEDSPVFDTFKSYDFTPLDSSAVYVLSSMARRRRASQSSRGAVSPDRDVLQDVHSPSHSHATQQKPPKNQLLSTQGGSSATPTKCKRPMNAFMLFAKKFRVEYTQMYPGKDNRAISVLLGERWKKMRSEERRVFTLQAKALADEQKRLNPDCWKRKRTNSGCQGN